A single Rhinolophus ferrumequinum isolate MPI-CBG mRhiFer1 chromosome 12, mRhiFer1_v1.p, whole genome shotgun sequence DNA region contains:
- the BRD3OS gene encoding putative uncharacterized protein BRD3OS has product MACLLVCTIKNPQTHQLKSVFIRAFGAKQLAAVVAGGSAQRGLRCGSPGVGVEEFQPVMSGRVPLAEKALSEGHARLRYRDTSLLIWQQQQRKLESVPPGTYLSRSRSMWYTQYGNEAILVRDRNKLEVSRDTGQSKFCTIM; this is encoded by the coding sequence ATGGCCTGCCTCCTCGTCTGTACCATTAAGAACCCTCAAACCCACCAGCTGAAAAGTGTGTTCATCAGAGCATTTGGTGCAAAGCAGCTGGCAGCTGTCGTTGCGGGAGGATCAGCTCAGAGAGGCCTCAGGTGCGGGagcccgggggtgggggtggaggagttcCAGCCAGTGATGAGCGGCCGCGTGCCGCTGGCAGAGAAAGCCCTGTCTGAAGGCCATGCCCGGCTGCGGTACAGGGACACCTCCCTGCTCATCTGGCAACAGCAGCAGCGAAAATTAGAATCTGTGCCACCCGGGACATACCTGAGCAGGAGCCGAAGCATGTGGTACACCCAGTACGGGAACGAGGCCATCTTGGTCCGCGACAGAAACAAGCTGGAGGTCTCCCGGGACACGGGCCAGTCCAAGTTTTGCACAATTATGTGA
- the BRD3 gene encoding bromodomain-containing protein 3 encodes MSTTTTVAPTGIPVAPGPVNPPPPEVSNPSKPGRKTNQLQYMQNVVVKTLWKHQFAWPFYQPVDAIKLNLPDYHKIIKNPMDMGTIKKRLENNYYWSASECMQDFNTMFTNCYIYNKPTDDIVLMAQALEKIFLQKVAQMPQEEVELLPPAPKGKGRKPAAGTQSAGTQQVAAVSSVSPATPFHNVPPTVSQTPVIAATPVPTITANVTSVPVPPAAAPPPPATPIIPVVPPTPPVVKKKGVKRKADTTTPTTSAITASRSESPPPLSDPKQAKVVARRESGGRPIKPPKKDLEDGEVPQHAGKKGKLSEHLRHCESILKEMLSKKHAAYAWPFYKPVDAEALELHDYHDIIKHPMDLSTVKKKMDSREYPDAQGFAADIRLMFSNCYKYNPPDHEVVAMARKLQDVFEMRFAKMPDEPAEAPTLPAPAAPVVSKGAESSRSSQESSSESGSSDSEEERATRLAELQEQLKAVHEQLAALSQAPVNKPKRKKEKKEKEKKKKDRDKERHKSKSEEEKKAKAAPPAKQAPQKKPPTKKANSTTVAGRQPKKGGKQASASYDSEEEEEGLPMSYDEKRQLSLDINRLPGEKLGRVVHIIQSREPSLRDSNPDEIEIDFETLKPTTLRELERYVKSCLQKKQRKPLSTSGKKQAAKSKEELAQEKKKELEKRLQDVSGQLSNNKKPAKKDKAGAAPSGGPSRLSSSSSSESGSTSSSGSSSDSSDSE; translated from the exons ATGTCCACCACGACGACAGTCGCCCCCACGGGGATCCCCGTGGCCCCGGGCCCTGTGAACCCGCCCCCGCCGGAGGTCTCGAACCCCTCCAAGCCCGGCCGCAAGACCAACCAGCTGCAGTACATGCAGAATGTGGTGGTGAAGACGCTCTGGAAACACCAGTTCGCCTGGCCCTTCTACCAGCCCGTGGACGCCATCAAGCTGAACCTGCCC GattatcataaaattataaaaaaccCAATGGATATGGGGACGATTAAGAAGAgactagaaaataattattattggaGTGCAAGTGAATGTATGCAGGACTTCAACACCATGTTTACAAATTGTTATATTTATAACAAG CCCACAGATGACATAGTGCTAATGGCCCAAGCCTTAGAGAAAATTTTTCTGCAGAAAGTGGCCCAGATGCCCCAGGAGGAAGTTGAATTATTACCCCCTGCTCCGAAGGGCAAAGGCCGAAAACCGGCTGCGGGAACCCAGAGTGCAG GTACGCAGCAAGTGGCGGCCGTGTCCTCTGTCTCCCCGGCGACCCCCTTTCACAACGTCCCCCCCACTGTCTCCCAGACACCCGTCATTGCTGCCACCCCTGTGCCAACTATCACTGCAAACGTCACATCAGTCCCTGTGCCCCCGGCTGCTGCCCCACCTCCTCCTGCGACACCCATCATCCCGGTGGTCCCTCCCACGCCGCCCGTCGTCAAG AAAAAGGGCGTGAAGCGGAAAGCAGACACGACCACGCCCACGACGTCCGCCATCACCGCCAGCCGCAGCGAGTCGCCCCCGCCCCTCTCGGACCCCAAGCAGGCCAAGGTGGTGGCGCGGCGGGAGAGCGGCGGCCGCCCCATCAAGCCGCCCAAGAAGGACCTGGAGGATGGCGAGGTGCCCCAGCACGCGGGCAAGAAGGGCAAGCTGTCGGAGCACCTGCGGCACTGCGAGAGCATCCTGAAGGAGATGCTGTCCAAGAAGCACGCGGCCTACGCCTGGCCCTTCTACAAGCCCGTGGACGCCGAGGCCCTGGAGCTGCACGACTACCACGACATCATCAAGCACCCCATGGACCTCAGCACCGTCAAG AAGAAGATGGACAGCCGCGAGTACCCAGATGCACAGGGCTTTGCCGCTGACATCCGGTTGATGTTCTCCAACTGCTACAAGTACAACCCGCCGGACCACGAGGTGGTGGCCATGGCCAGGAAGCTGCAG GACGTGTTTGAGATGCGGTTTGCCAAGATGCCGGATGAGCCTGCCGAGGCGCCCACGCTGCCCGCTCCCGCGGCCCCGGTGGTGAGCAAGGGCGCAGAGAGCAGCCGCAGCAGCCAGGAGAGCTCCTCGGAGTCGGGCAGCTCGGACTCGGAGGAGGAACGGGCCACCAGGCTGGCGGAGCTGCAGGAGCAG CTGAAGGCCGTACACGAGCAGCTGGCCGCCCTGTCTCAGGCCCCAGTGAACAAgccaaagaggaagaaagagaagaaggagaaagagaagaagaagaaggacagGGACAAGGAGCGGCACAAGTCCAAGTCcgaggaggagaagaaagccaAGGCGGCCCCGCCCGCCAAGCAGGCCCCGCAGAAGAAGCCGCCCACCAAGAAGGCCAACAGCACGACTGTAGCCGGCAG ACAGCCGAAGAAGGGTGGCAAGCAGGCGTCGGCCTCCTACGActcggaggaggaggaggaggggctgccCATGAGCTACGACGAGAAGCGCCAGCTGAGCCTGGACATCAACCGGCTGCCCGGGGAGAAGCTGGGCCGCGTGGTGCACATCATCCAGTCCCGCGAGCCCTCGCTCAGGGACTCCAACCCCGACGAGATAGAGATTGACTTTGAGACTCTGAAACCTACCACGTTGCGGGAACTAGAGAGATACGTCAAGTCTTGtttacagaaaaagcagaggaagCCGTTGT CGACAAGCGGGAAGAAGCAGGCGGCCAAGTCGAAGGAGGAGTTAGctcaggaaaagaagaaggagttGGAGAAGCGGCTGCAGGACGTCAGCGGGCAGCTGAGCAACAACAAGAAGCCCGCCAAGAAAG ACAAAGCAGGCGCGGCGCCCTCGGGAGGGCCTTCCCggctcagcagcagcagctcgTCGGAGTCCGGGAGCACCAGCTCCAGTGGATCCAGCTCCGATAGCAGCGACTCGGAATAG